The proteins below come from a single Parageobacillus thermoglucosidasius genomic window:
- the coxB gene encoding cytochrome c oxidase subunit II, producing MKKWLHSWRLLSLFGAMAFLLAGCGKPFLSTLQPAGEVADKQYSLMLLSTAIMVFVVVVVTVIFVYVVIRFRQRKGQENKIPKQVEGNHKLEITWTVIPIILLIILAVPTVKAAFDLADVKPMNKEKRDKDTLVVNVRANLYWWEFEYPDYGVITSQDLVVPTDERVYFNLKASDVKHSFWIPAVGGKMDTNTDNKNQFWLEFDQKGAEKAGGIFYGKCAELCGPSHALMDFKVKAVPREEFNQWIEKMKNATKPVVTDPVAKQGEEIFNKSCIGCHAVTPVDKRPEQARTAPNLGNFGDRERIAGILEHNEENLKKWLKDPESVKPGNKMTGTYGQLTDEQVDALTKYLMSLKVE from the coding sequence ATGAAAAAGTGGCTACATAGTTGGCGCTTATTGTCTCTTTTTGGCGCAATGGCGTTTTTATTGGCCGGCTGTGGCAAGCCGTTTTTGTCAACGCTTCAGCCAGCCGGCGAAGTGGCAGACAAGCAGTATTCGCTCATGCTGCTTAGCACGGCCATCATGGTTTTCGTTGTCGTTGTTGTCACAGTTATCTTTGTATACGTTGTCATTCGCTTCCGGCAACGTAAAGGCCAAGAAAACAAAATTCCAAAACAAGTGGAAGGAAACCATAAACTTGAAATTACCTGGACTGTCATACCGATTATTCTTTTGATTATTTTGGCAGTTCCGACAGTGAAAGCGGCGTTCGATCTTGCTGATGTTAAGCCGATGAACAAAGAAAAGCGGGATAAAGACACGCTTGTTGTCAACGTTCGCGCAAACCTTTACTGGTGGGAATTTGAATATCCGGATTATGGAGTAATTACAAGCCAAGATTTAGTCGTTCCGACAGATGAGCGGGTGTACTTTAATTTAAAAGCATCCGATGTAAAACACTCCTTCTGGATTCCTGCGGTTGGCGGGAAAATGGACACGAACACTGATAATAAGAACCAATTTTGGTTAGAATTTGACCAAAAAGGTGCTGAAAAAGCAGGCGGCATTTTCTATGGAAAATGCGCGGAGCTTTGCGGTCCTTCCCATGCGTTGATGGATTTTAAAGTCAAAGCAGTTCCAAGAGAAGAATTTAATCAATGGATCGAAAAAATGAAAAACGCTACTAAACCGGTTGTTACAGATCCAGTCGCTAAGCAAGGGGAAGAAATTTTCAACAAAAGCTGTATCGGCTGCCACGCTGTTACTCCGGTGGATAAACGCCCAGAGCAAGCGCGCACAGCTCCGAACTTAGGAAACTTTGGCGATCGGGAACGCATTGCCGGTATTTTGGAGCATAATGAAGAGAACTTGAAAAAATGGCTGAAAGATCCGGAAAGTGTGAAACCAGGAAACAAAATGACAGGCACTTACGGTCAATTGACTGACGAGCAAGTTGATGCATTGACGAAATATTTAATGAGCTTAAAAGTTGAATAA
- the ctaD gene encoding cytochrome c oxidase subunit I, with product MSTAARKKSLIWDYLTTVDHKKIAILYLTAGGLFFLIGGLEALLMRIQLMKPNNDFLTGDLFNQVMTMHGTTMIFFAATPLLFALMNAIVPLQIGARDVAFPFLNALGFWLFFFGGVFLNCAWFLGGAPDAGWTSYASLSLESPGHGIDFYLLGLQISGLGTLISGINFLVTIVTMRAPGMTFMRMPMFTWTTFVASALILFAFPPLTIGLLLLMLDRLFGANFFNPALGGNTIIYEHLFWIFGHPEVYILVLPAFGIFSEIIATFSRKRLFGYSSMVFAVVLIGFLGFMVWAHHMFTVGLGPVANAIFAVATMAIAVPTGIKVFNWLFTMWGGNIRFTTPMLYAVWFIPSFVTGGVTGVMLASAPADYQYHDTYFVVAHFHYVIVGGVVFALLAGTHYWWPKMFGKMLNEALGKITFWLFFIGFHLTFFIQHFLGLMGMPRRVFTFLPNQGLDTGNLVSTIGAFFMTAAVIILLINIVISSINGKKAEADAWGVGRTLEWAIPSPAPEYNFAQIPLIRGLDAYWLEKMEGKKGLTPAEPLGDIHMPNPSVLPFVISLGLFVASFGFLYHNDYSWGLPVAILGLVMTFGSMFLRSIIDDYGFHIHKDEIIEAEKKGVKA from the coding sequence GTGAGTACGGCAGCTCGTAAAAAGAGCTTAATATGGGATTACCTTACAACCGTCGACCATAAAAAAATCGCAATTCTTTATTTAACTGCTGGTGGTCTCTTTTTCCTTATCGGCGGTCTTGAGGCGCTTCTTATGCGCATCCAGCTGATGAAGCCGAACAACGACTTTTTAACTGGCGACCTGTTTAACCAAGTGATGACGATGCACGGTACAACGATGATTTTCTTCGCGGCGACGCCTTTATTGTTCGCGTTGATGAATGCGATTGTACCGTTGCAAATCGGCGCGCGTGATGTCGCGTTCCCGTTTTTGAACGCGTTAGGGTTCTGGTTGTTTTTCTTCGGTGGAGTGTTTTTAAACTGTGCGTGGTTTTTAGGCGGTGCGCCTGATGCGGGTTGGACGTCTTACGCTTCTTTATCGCTCGAATCACCGGGACACGGAATTGATTTTTACTTGTTAGGTTTGCAAATTTCCGGTCTTGGCACATTAATTAGCGGTATTAACTTTCTTGTTACGATCGTGACAATGCGCGCACCAGGCATGACGTTCATGCGCATGCCGATGTTTACTTGGACGACATTCGTTGCTTCTGCACTGATTTTATTCGCGTTCCCGCCATTGACGATCGGCTTGCTTTTATTGATGTTGGACCGCTTGTTTGGCGCTAATTTCTTCAATCCGGCATTAGGTGGGAACACGATTATCTACGAGCACTTATTCTGGATTTTCGGTCACCCGGAAGTATATATCTTAGTATTGCCGGCATTCGGGATTTTCTCTGAAATTATTGCGACGTTCTCGCGAAAACGCTTATTCGGATACTCTTCGATGGTATTTGCGGTCGTATTAATCGGATTTTTAGGATTTATGGTGTGGGCTCACCATATGTTTACAGTCGGTTTAGGGCCTGTGGCCAACGCCATTTTTGCCGTGGCTACGATGGCGATTGCAGTTCCTACCGGTATTAAAGTCTTTAACTGGTTATTTACGATGTGGGGCGGAAACATCCGCTTTACAACGCCGATGTTATATGCGGTATGGTTCATTCCGTCATTTGTCACAGGCGGTGTGACAGGTGTCATGCTTGCATCAGCGCCGGCGGATTATCAATACCATGACACTTATTTCGTTGTGGCACACTTCCACTACGTTATCGTCGGCGGGGTTGTGTTTGCGCTCCTAGCCGGAACGCATTATTGGTGGCCGAAAATGTTCGGCAAGATGCTTAATGAAGCGTTAGGGAAAATTACGTTCTGGTTATTCTTTATTGGTTTCCATTTGACATTTTTTATCCAGCACTTCCTTGGCCTAATGGGAATGCCGCGCCGCGTATTTACATTCTTGCCAAACCAAGGATTGGATACTGGAAACCTTGTTAGTACAATTGGTGCCTTTTTCATGACGGCGGCTGTTATCATCCTTTTGATCAACATTGTGATCAGTTCTATCAATGGAAAAAAAGCGGAAGCGGACGCGTGGGGAGTCGGGCGTACGCTTGAGTGGGCTATCCCTTCTCCGGCGCCTGAATACAATTTTGCGCAAATCCCGCTTATCCGCGGTTTGGACGCTTACTGGCTTGAAAAAATGGAAGGCAAAAAAGGCTTGACTCCGGCAGAACCGCTTGGAGACATTCATATGCCAAATCCGTCTGTCTTGCCGTTTGTCATTTCGCTTGGCTTGTTTGTTGCTTCCTTTGGTTTCTTGTATCATAATGATTACTCTTGGGGCCTGCCAGTGGCGATTCTTGGATTAGTGATGACGTTCGGTTCTATGTTCTTGCGTTCGATCATTGACGACTATGGTTTCCACATTCATAAAGATGAGATTATCGAAGCGGAGAAAAAGGGGGTTAAGGCATAA
- a CDS encoding cytochrome (ubi)quinol oxidase subunit III, translating to MHVEEKLTAETFPAEPERATLEGKNKFLGFWFFLGGETVLFASLFATFIALRDKTAGGPTSEELFQMPIVFVSTMILLTSSLTSVYAIHHMKNFDFKKMQLWFGITVLLGLAFLGLEIFEFYEYVHEGFKYSTSAFSSAFYTLVGLHGSHVAFGLSWILTLMIRNAKRGLNLYNAPKFYVASLYWHFIDVVWVFIFTVVYLMGMVG from the coding sequence ATGCATGTTGAAGAAAAATTAACGGCGGAAACATTTCCTGCTGAGCCTGAAAGAGCCACCCTCGAAGGGAAAAATAAATTTTTAGGATTTTGGTTTTTCTTAGGGGGCGAGACAGTTCTTTTCGCCTCCCTCTTTGCCACCTTCATCGCGCTAAGAGATAAAACGGCTGGGGGCCCAACATCAGAGGAACTATTCCAAATGCCGATTGTGTTTGTTTCCACAATGATCTTATTAACAAGTAGCTTAACAAGCGTCTATGCCATACATCATATGAAAAACTTTGATTTTAAAAAGATGCAGCTTTGGTTCGGTATAACAGTCTTGCTTGGTTTAGCTTTCCTAGGATTGGAAATTTTTGAGTTCTATGAGTATGTGCATGAAGGCTTTAAATATTCAACTAGCGCGTTTTCCTCTGCTTTTTATACGCTGGTCGGCCTGCACGGCAGCCACGTTGCATTTGGATTGTCATGGATTTTAACGCTTATGATCCGCAACGCAAAGCGCGGTTTGAATCTTTATAATGCTCCGAAGTTTTATGTGGCGAGCCTTTATTGGCACTTTATTGACGTCGTTTGGGTGTTTATTTTCACGGTTGTATACTTAATGGGAATGGTGGGGTGA
- the cyoE gene encoding heme o synthase yields the protein MANLKAAQETTIPLEERPHANIKSVWKEISAVIKIGIVHSNLITTFTGLWLALHFMGEKFLENLHVVFFTLFGSALIIAGSCSVNNYIDRDIDHLMERTKNRPTVTGTIEPKRVLWLGIILITVGTLSLLMTTVAAAIFGLIGVVTYVFLYTMWTKRNYTLNTVVGSIAGAIPPVIGWAAVDPHFHVVPFILFLLMFLWQPPHFLALAMKRCEEYRAAGIPMLPVVHGFAMTKRQMVIWVACLLPLPFYLFSLGTPFLTIATLLNVGWLILGLYGFKMKDDVKWAKWMFVYSLNYLTILFVAMVIVTID from the coding sequence ATGGCAAATTTGAAAGCGGCGCAGGAAACGACGATTCCATTAGAAGAGCGCCCGCATGCAAATATAAAATCGGTTTGGAAGGAAATATCAGCGGTTATTAAAATCGGAATTGTCCATTCCAATTTAATTACGACATTTACTGGATTATGGCTCGCTTTACATTTTATGGGGGAAAAATTTTTGGAAAACCTCCATGTTGTCTTTTTTACTTTATTTGGCTCTGCGCTTATTATTGCTGGTTCATGCAGTGTTAACAACTATATCGACCGTGATATTGACCATTTAATGGAACGAACGAAAAACCGTCCGACTGTCACAGGGACGATAGAGCCGAAACGTGTGCTGTGGCTTGGGATCATTTTAATAACAGTAGGAACGTTGAGCTTGTTGATGACGACAGTTGCTGCGGCCATTTTCGGATTGATTGGTGTTGTGACATATGTGTTTTTATATACGATGTGGACAAAGCGAAATTATACGTTGAATACGGTTGTTGGAAGCATCGCTGGAGCGATACCTCCGGTGATAGGATGGGCGGCGGTTGATCCGCATTTTCATGTTGTCCCATTCATTCTGTTTTTATTAATGTTTTTATGGCAGCCTCCGCATTTTTTGGCGCTGGCGATGAAACGATGTGAGGAATATCGGGCAGCAGGGATTCCGATGCTGCCGGTCGTCCATGGTTTTGCGATGACGAAACGGCAAATGGTAATATGGGTCGCGTGCCTGTTGCCACTACCGTTTTATTTATTTTCATTAGGCACGCCGTTTTTAACGATTGCTACGTTGTTAAACGTAGGATGGCTCATATTGGGGCTATATGGATTTAAAATGAAGGATGACGTAAAATGGGCAAAATGGATGTTTGTGTACTCGCTGAACTATTTGACGATTTTATTCGTTGCAATGGTCATTGTGACGATTGACTAG
- the pyc gene encoding pyruvate carboxylase has product MKTRRINKVLVANRGEIAIRVFRACTELDIRTVAIYSKEDTGSYHRYKADEAYLVGEGKKPIEAYLDIEGIIEIAKTHDVDAIHPGYGFLSENIQFARRCREEGIIFIGPNEEHLDMFGDKVKARHQAKLAGIPVIPGSDGPVHSLEEVVHFAETYGYPIIIKAALGGGGRGMRIVRSKSEVKEAYERAKSEAKAAFGSDDVYVEKLIERPKHIEVQILGDYEGNIVHLYERDCSVQRRHQKVVEVAPSVSLSDELRQRICEAAVKLMKNVGYVNAGTVEFLVSGDDFYFIEVNPRIQVEHTITEMITGIDIVQSQILIADGYSLHSKEVGIPKQEDIRINGYAIQSRVTTEDPLNNFMPDTGKIMAYRSGGGFGVRLDAGNGFQGAVITPYYDSLLVKLSTWALTFEQAARKMLRNLREFRIRGIKTNIPFLENVVQHPKFLSGEYDTSFIDTTPELFVFPRRKDRGTKMLTYIGTVTVNGFPGIGKKKKPVFDKPRIPKVDHREPIPNGTKQILDEKGAEGLVKWIKEQNRVLLTDTTFRDAHQSLLATRVRTIDLVRIAEPTARLLPNLFSMEMWGGATFDVAYRFLKEDPWDRLLKLREKIPNILFQMLLRSANAVGYKNYPDNVIREFVEKSAQAGIDVFRIFDSLNWVKGMTVAIDAVRQTGKIAEAAVCYTGDILDPGRPKYNLDYYKTIAKELEQAGAHILAIKDMAGLLKPEAAYVLISALKETVDIPIHLHTHDTSGNGIYMYAKAIEAGVDIVDVAVSSMAGLTSQPSANTLYYALEGTKRAPEINIQGLEQLSRYWEDVRKFYQEFESGMNSPHTEVYMHEMPGGQYSNLQQQAKAVGLGDRWDEVKEMYRRVNDMFGDIVKVTPSSKVVGDMALYMVQNHLTEQDIFERGETLDFPDSVVEFFEGYLGQPHGGFPKELQRIILKGREPITVRPGELLEPVDFHKLREELYHTLDREVTDFDVIAYALYPKVFLEYAETVKKYGDISVLDTPTFLYGMRLGEEIEVEIEKGKTLIVKLVSIGQPQADGTRVVYFELNGQPREVIIRDESIKSAVVERIKADRTNPNHIAATMPGTVVKVLVEKGERVNKGDHLMITEAMKMETTVQAPFSGVIKDIYVKNGDAIQTGDLLIELTK; this is encoded by the coding sequence ATGAAAACGCGTCGAATTAATAAAGTGCTTGTCGCAAACCGCGGAGAAATCGCGATTCGCGTTTTCCGTGCCTGCACGGAGCTTGACATTCGCACTGTAGCGATTTACTCAAAGGAAGACACTGGTTCTTACCATCGTTATAAAGCGGATGAAGCGTACTTAGTTGGTGAAGGAAAAAAACCGATTGAAGCATATCTAGACATTGAAGGGATTATTGAAATTGCTAAAACTCACGATGTTGATGCCATTCATCCGGGATACGGCTTCCTTTCGGAAAATATTCAATTTGCAAGACGGTGCAGGGAAGAAGGAATTATCTTCATCGGTCCGAACGAAGAGCATTTAGATATGTTTGGCGATAAAGTGAAGGCCCGGCACCAAGCAAAATTAGCGGGAATTCCGGTTATTCCGGGAAGTGACGGACCGGTACATAGTTTAGAAGAAGTTGTCCATTTTGCCGAAACATACGGCTACCCGATCATTATTAAAGCGGCCTTGGGGGGCGGCGGCCGCGGCATGCGCATCGTCCGCTCAAAATCGGAAGTGAAAGAAGCGTATGAGCGGGCAAAATCGGAAGCGAAAGCTGCGTTTGGCAGCGATGATGTGTATGTGGAAAAATTGATTGAAAGACCGAAGCATATCGAAGTGCAAATTTTGGGCGACTATGAAGGAAATATCGTTCACCTTTATGAACGGGACTGCTCTGTGCAGCGCCGCCATCAAAAAGTAGTGGAGGTGGCGCCGAGCGTCTCGTTATCCGATGAGCTGCGGCAAAGAATATGTGAAGCTGCCGTCAAACTCATGAAAAATGTTGGGTATGTGAACGCGGGAACCGTCGAGTTTCTCGTATCCGGCGACGATTTTTATTTCATCGAAGTCAACCCGCGCATCCAAGTCGAGCATACGATTACGGAAATGATCACTGGGATTGATATCGTCCAGTCGCAAATTTTGATCGCCGACGGCTATTCGCTCCATAGCAAAGAAGTCGGCATTCCAAAACAAGAAGACATCCGCATTAACGGATACGCGATTCAGTCGCGCGTGACAACGGAAGATCCGTTAAACAACTTTATGCCAGATACAGGGAAGATTATGGCATACCGTTCCGGCGGCGGATTTGGCGTGCGCCTCGATGCAGGTAACGGATTCCAAGGAGCGGTCATTACGCCGTACTACGATTCATTGCTTGTGAAATTGTCAACGTGGGCGCTCACGTTTGAACAAGCTGCACGAAAAATGTTACGAAATTTGCGGGAGTTCCGAATCCGCGGAATTAAAACAAATATCCCATTTTTGGAAAATGTCGTGCAACATCCGAAGTTTTTATCAGGGGAGTACGATACATCGTTTATTGATACGACGCCGGAGCTGTTTGTGTTTCCACGCCGAAAAGACCGCGGCACAAAAATGTTGACATATATCGGCACCGTTACAGTAAACGGTTTCCCTGGCATCGGCAAAAAGAAAAAGCCGGTTTTTGATAAGCCGCGCATTCCGAAAGTGGACCATAGAGAGCCGATTCCAAACGGGACGAAGCAAATCCTTGATGAAAAAGGGGCAGAAGGGCTTGTTAAATGGATTAAGGAACAAAATCGCGTATTATTGACGGATACGACGTTCCGTGACGCGCATCAGTCATTGCTTGCGACGCGTGTGCGCACGATTGATTTGGTTCGTATTGCTGAACCGACAGCACGTTTATTGCCGAATTTATTTTCCATGGAAATGTGGGGAGGAGCGACGTTTGACGTTGCATACCGCTTTTTAAAAGAAGATCCGTGGGACCGCTTGTTGAAATTGCGGGAGAAAATTCCAAATATTTTATTCCAAATGCTATTGCGTTCTGCCAACGCAGTTGGATATAAAAACTATCCGGACAATGTGATTCGCGAGTTTGTCGAAAAATCGGCGCAGGCAGGAATCGATGTGTTCCGCATTTTTGACAGCCTAAACTGGGTTAAAGGGATGACGGTGGCCATTGACGCCGTTCGGCAAACCGGAAAAATCGCGGAAGCAGCCGTTTGCTATACTGGCGATATTTTGGATCCGGGCCGTCCGAAATATAATCTTGATTACTATAAAACGATCGCCAAAGAGCTGGAACAAGCGGGAGCGCACATTTTGGCGATTAAAGATATGGCTGGCCTGCTGAAGCCAGAGGCTGCATATGTGCTTATTTCTGCATTGAAAGAAACGGTGGATATTCCTATCCATCTTCATACGCACGATACGAGTGGAAATGGCATTTATATGTATGCGAAGGCGATTGAAGCCGGGGTCGATATCGTCGATGTCGCTGTCAGCTCAATGGCAGGTTTGACTTCGCAGCCGAGCGCCAATACGCTTTACTATGCGCTGGAAGGAACGAAGCGCGCGCCGGAAATCAATATACAAGGGCTTGAGCAGCTTTCCCGTTATTGGGAGGATGTGCGGAAATTTTACCAAGAGTTTGAAAGCGGCATGAATTCTCCGCATACGGAAGTGTATATGCATGAAATGCCTGGAGGGCAATATAGCAACTTGCAGCAGCAAGCGAAAGCGGTCGGGCTTGGCGACCGTTGGGATGAAGTGAAAGAAATGTACCGCCGGGTAAACGATATGTTTGGCGATATCGTCAAAGTAACGCCATCATCGAAAGTCGTCGGCGATATGGCGCTTTACATGGTGCAAAATCATTTAACCGAGCAAGATATTTTCGAACGCGGCGAAACGCTCGATTTCCCGGATTCAGTCGTCGAGTTTTTTGAAGGATATTTAGGGCAGCCGCACGGCGGATTCCCGAAAGAGCTGCAGCGCATTATTTTAAAAGGCCGCGAGCCGATTACAGTTCGGCCGGGTGAACTGTTGGAGCCAGTCGATTTTCATAAATTAAGGGAGGAATTGTACCACACGTTAGATCGTGAAGTGACAGATTTTGATGTGATTGCCTACGCCCTTTATCCAAAAGTATTTTTAGAATATGCGGAAACGGTGAAAAAATATGGTGACATTTCTGTCCTCGATACACCGACGTTTTTATATGGAATGCGTCTTGGCGAAGAAATCGAAGTCGAAATTGAAAAAGGAAAGACGCTGATTGTCAAACTCGTTTCCATAGGACAGCCGCAGGCGGACGGCACGCGTGTCGTTTATTTCGAGTTGAACGGACAACCGCGCGAAGTGATTATCCGAGATGAAAGCATTAAATCAGCAGTCGTGGAACGCATAAAAGCGGACCGCACGAATCCGAATCATATTGCGGCAACGATGCCGGGAACGGTAGTGAAAGTGTTGGTGGAAAAAGGGGAAAGAGTGAATAAGGGCGACCATTTAATGATTACGGAAGCAATGAAAATGGAGACAACGGTACAGGCACCGTTTTCCGGAGTGATTAAAGACATTTATGTGAAAAACGGTGACGCCATTCAAACCGGGGATTTATTGATTGAGTTGACAAAATAA
- the ctaF gene encoding cytochrome c oxidase subunit IVB yields the protein MAQHTNFENPKVNLEYRRKKNAEEMKHQVISFTLMILLTLISFFAVGYDKFSHWFSVPFILLLAIVQVMFQLYYFMHMSHKGHEIPAMFMYSGMFVTFLTVWAFATIVWW from the coding sequence ATGGCGCAGCACACAAATTTTGAAAATCCAAAGGTGAATTTGGAGTACCGCCGCAAAAAAAACGCTGAAGAAATGAAACACCAAGTTATTTCGTTTACATTGATGATTTTGTTAACGTTGATTTCGTTTTTCGCGGTCGGCTATGACAAGTTTTCGCATTGGTTTTCCGTTCCATTTATTCTTCTTCTTGCTATTGTGCAAGTGATGTTCCAATTGTATTATTTTATGCATATGAGCCATAAAGGCCATGAAATTCCGGCAATGTTCATGTATAGCGGTATGTTTGTTACTTTCTTGACCGTTTGGGCGTTTGCGACAATTGTTTGGTGGTAA
- the ctaG gene encoding cytochrome c oxidase assembly factor CtaG, producing MASLSMFGFVALWSPYFLAFLLLVTWLYFMVVGPWRTRFTNEGPPTRKQKVYFVLGIVLLYVCQGSPIDLLGHLIFSAHMVQMAILNLLVPQLLILGIPNWLFERLLQIRPVKATVTFLTKPLVALVLFNGLFSLYHVPFVFDLVKSNALYHAVMTSMIFIAAWMMWWPLINKMTGWQSLTGLKKIGYIFADGVLLTPACALIIFAGKPLYATYYDPQMWMESLALCVPAGTLASLDLTGPEMFFSIPLLHDQQLGGILMKIIQEIVYGTMLFFVFMEWYRKEQEKEKEETVVSPQPSEL from the coding sequence ATGGCGTCATTGAGCATGTTTGGCTTTGTTGCGCTATGGAGCCCCTACTTCCTTGCATTTCTTTTGCTAGTGACATGGCTTTATTTTATGGTTGTCGGTCCGTGGCGAACCCGTTTTACAAATGAAGGGCCGCCGACACGTAAGCAAAAAGTGTATTTTGTCTTGGGCATCGTATTGCTTTACGTTTGCCAAGGTTCTCCCATCGATTTGCTTGGCCATTTGATATTTAGCGCCCATATGGTACAAATGGCAATCTTAAATTTGCTTGTTCCGCAATTGCTTATTTTAGGAATACCGAATTGGCTATTTGAGCGGCTCTTGCAAATTCGGCCGGTAAAGGCAACCGTAACGTTTTTGACAAAACCGCTTGTTGCACTCGTTTTATTTAACGGATTGTTCTCGCTTTATCACGTTCCATTTGTTTTTGATTTAGTGAAAAGCAATGCGCTTTACCATGCGGTAATGACGTCAATGATTTTTATCGCCGCGTGGATGATGTGGTGGCCGCTCATCAATAAAATGACTGGCTGGCAGTCTCTTACCGGCCTTAAAAAGATAGGGTATATTTTTGCAGACGGTGTTTTGTTGACGCCAGCGTGCGCTTTGATTATTTTCGCGGGCAAGCCGTTATATGCGACTTATTACGATCCGCAAATGTGGATGGAGTCGCTTGCCCTTTGCGTGCCTGCTGGGACGTTAGCTTCCCTTGACTTAACAGGACCAGAGATGTTCTTTTCGATTCCGCTTCTCCATGATCAGCAGCTTGGCGGTATATTAATGAAAATTATTCAAGAAATCGTTTATGGTACTATGCTCTTTTTCGTCTTTATGGAATGGTACCGCAAAGAGCAAGAAAAAGAAAAAGAAGAAACAGTTGTATCACCGCAACCTTCTGAATTGTGA
- a CDS encoding COX15/CtaA family protein: MQRSLKWFATLTTLAMLFVLIGGALVTKTDSGMGCGRSWPLCNGQLIPSEITPELVIELSHRVVSGVAGIMVLILSIWAWRAIGHIRETKFLAAVSFIFLVLQGLIGAAAVVWGQSDFVLALHFGISLISFASVFLLTLLIFEVDKKFAAESLVIDSKMKFHIYGIISYCYIVVYTGALVRHMEASLACPSWPLCAKTRIIPVQLHEWVQMGHRIAAALLLIWMIAATVHAAKQYRQQAAIYWSWMISLILVMLQIVTGAMIVFTNLNLYIALAHALFISCLFGVLSYLTMLAFRSNYQKNESSQSKLPKLSATMK, encoded by the coding sequence TTGCAACGTTCATTAAAGTGGTTTGCCACACTAACGACATTGGCAATGTTATTCGTGTTGATTGGTGGAGCGTTAGTGACAAAAACAGATTCTGGAATGGGATGCGGGCGGTCATGGCCGCTTTGCAACGGCCAGCTGATCCCGTCGGAAATTACGCCTGAGCTTGTTATCGAGCTCAGCCACCGCGTCGTATCCGGCGTCGCTGGCATCATGGTGCTCATATTGTCGATTTGGGCATGGCGCGCCATCGGCCATATTCGTGAAACAAAGTTTTTGGCGGCTGTATCGTTTATATTCCTTGTTCTTCAAGGCTTGATTGGCGCCGCTGCTGTCGTATGGGGACAATCTGATTTCGTACTCGCTTTGCATTTCGGAATTTCGCTTATTTCATTCGCTTCTGTATTTTTGCTGACGCTGCTAATTTTTGAAGTCGATAAAAAATTCGCTGCCGAATCATTGGTGATCGACTCCAAAATGAAATTTCATATTTACGGCATTATTTCCTATTGCTATATTGTTGTTTATACGGGAGCGCTAGTCCGCCATATGGAGGCAAGCTTAGCTTGTCCAAGCTGGCCGCTCTGTGCGAAAACACGAATCATCCCCGTACAGCTTCATGAATGGGTGCAAATGGGACACCGGATTGCCGCCGCGCTGCTTCTCATATGGATGATTGCCGCGACGGTGCATGCGGCCAAGCAATATAGACAGCAAGCGGCCATTTACTGGAGCTGGATGATTTCTCTCATTCTCGTTATGCTGCAAATCGTGACAGGGGCAATGATCGTATTTACTAATTTAAACTTATATATCGCTCTTGCGCACGCCCTATTTATTTCTTGTTTATTTGGTGTGTTAAGCTATTTGACGATGCTTGCTTTCAGAAGCAATTACCAAAAAAACGAATCATCCCAATCGAAATTGCCGAAGTTGTCCGCAACAATGAAATAG
- a CDS encoding DUF420 domain-containing protein gives MEHSFPILPTISTSCIVISAVLVGYGWYLIRQRNVEAHKKVMLSAASFALLFFIIYISRTLFIGNTSFGGPESIRIYYTIFLIFHIFLAAVGAVFGIVTILSGLKNNLIRHKRLGPITSVVWFCTAVTGVAVYLLLYVFYRGGETTSMIKAILGF, from the coding sequence ATGGAACATTCATTTCCTATTTTACCAACTATTAGTACTAGTTGTATTGTCATAAGCGCGGTGCTAGTAGGGTATGGGTGGTACTTAATACGGCAACGGAACGTCGAAGCGCATAAAAAAGTCATGTTATCGGCAGCCTCGTTTGCCCTATTGTTTTTTATCATTTATATATCAAGAACCTTATTTATTGGGAACACCAGCTTCGGCGGCCCTGAAAGCATCCGAATATACTACACGATATTCTTAATCTTCCATATTTTCTTAGCGGCGGTAGGAGCCGTTTTCGGAATTGTTACGATATTATCGGGATTAAAAAATAATCTTATCAGACATAAACGGTTAGGCCCTATTACGAGCGTAGTTTGGTTTTGCACGGCTGTTACCGGCGTAGCCGTATATTTGCTCCTGTATGTATTTTACCGCGGTGGAGAAACGACATCGATGATTAAAGCGATTTTAGGATTTTAA